The Xanthobacter flavus genome includes a window with the following:
- the fae gene encoding formaldehyde-activating enzyme → MPRIDRLLVGEALVGDGNEVAHIDLIMGPRGSSAEIAFVNALTNNKDGFTGLLAVVEPNLMVKPATVLFNKVTIKDARQAVQMFGPAQYAVAKAVADCVADGLIPMEEADDIFICVGVFIHWDASDDARIQAFNHEATRLAITRAIGGTPSPVEAVTRRDTARHPLAVD, encoded by the coding sequence ATGCCCAGGATCGATCGTCTTCTGGTGGGAGAGGCCCTGGTGGGCGACGGCAACGAGGTGGCCCACATCGACCTCATCATGGGGCCGCGCGGCTCCTCGGCCGAGATCGCCTTCGTCAACGCCCTCACCAACAACAAGGACGGCTTCACCGGCCTGCTCGCCGTCGTCGAGCCCAATCTGATGGTGAAGCCCGCCACCGTTCTGTTCAACAAGGTGACGATCAAGGATGCCCGCCAGGCGGTCCAGATGTTCGGGCCGGCGCAATATGCCGTCGCCAAGGCGGTGGCCGATTGCGTGGCGGACGGCCTCATCCCCATGGAGGAGGCCGACGACATCTTCATCTGCGTGGGAGTCTTCATCCACTGGGATGCCAGCGACGATGCGCGCATCCAGGCCTTCAACCACGAGGCGACCCGCCTCGCCATCACCCGGGCCATCGGCGGCACGCCGAGCCCAGTGGAGGCCGTGACGCGCCGCGACACGGCGCGTCATCCGCTGGCGGTGGACTGA